A single region of the Plasmodium malariae genome assembly, chromosome: 7 genome encodes:
- the PmUG01_07049400 gene encoding Plasmodium exported protein, unknown function, which yields MLFFFFKILMFTFLVWICLIIHDVSVFNKSVYENYKFDRKLYEKSCRLLAKNKQKKCTYIKWIKEEIPNKIECKKKNLYNNKKEAINKNKQSKEYSLKNAGFHEQYRIDKNVVRTGGNLCFKKSNFDKIYYKNKVRDTANADFKYLRKCMKKKVLDICTLSGFYILLGILLLVLGKCKYIRNIIVLKKLNLLTVLLVIFMFVVILSMFYFYRKFQKYEKLTCVKSDIYNTAYPSLR from the exons atgttattttttttttttaaaattcttatGTTTACCTTTTTAGTTTGGATATGTCTTATTATCCATGATGTG agtGTCTTTAACAAATCCGTGTATGAGAACTACAAATTTGatagaaaattatatgaaaaatctTGTCGATTGCttgcaaaaaataaacagaaaaaatgtacatatattaagtGGATAAAGGAGGAAATACCGAATAAAATAgagtgcaaaaaaaaaaatttatataataataaaaaagaagccataaataaaaataaacagtCCAAAgaatattcattaaaaaatgcaGGGTTCCATGAACAATATAGAATAGATAAAAATGTTGTACGTACAGGTGGAAATTTATGTttcaaaaaaagtaatttcgataagatatattataaaaataaagttaggGATACTGCAAATGCtgattttaaatatttaagaaaatgtatgaaaaaaaaagtacttGATATTTGTACTTTATCTGGCTTCTATATACTACTTGGAATATTACTGCTTGTTTTaggaaaatgtaaatatataagaaatataatagtacttaaaaagttaaatttattaacagTATTATTAGTGATATTCATGTTTGTAGTTATTCTaagtatgttttatttttacagaaaatttcaaaaatatgaGAAGTTAACATGTGTAAAAAGTGACATATATAATACGGCATATCCTTCTTTACGTTAA
- the PmUG01_07049800 gene encoding Plasmodium exported protein, unknown function, producing the protein MEQKIKLLYFIKIFTFIILTWLCLFYSDINTFDKSLYECNNLDRILHTRNYQSLANYGEELRSNFGRSEKGIPYCIKKLNEKSFTINNEKRNKKKGEHSYKNLLINKGKFNTPMKYNNRIFHRTCSNFEIKFFNALDKMYSLKKIRMNNDESYRKLKNKKYRLRLSFLLLVFLLVLMIPVLDLSLTYWGSKNGLLGAIGLLSTRDPTSNSCLIGGDIKVSGLIATWFKLNDTNFVAIETTLSILLYCVPFFILAIILILTVVYYYKNSIKNQKIKFKETFYE; encoded by the exons atggaacaaaaaattaagttactctattttattaaaatttttacgtTTATCATTTTAACTTGGTTATGTCTTTTTTACAGTGATATT AATACATTTGACAAATCTTTGTATGAGTGCAACAATTTGGATAGAATATTACATACAAGAAATTATCAATCACTAGCAAACTATGGAGAGGAATTGCGTTCCAATTTTGGAAGATCAGAGAAAGGGATACCTTactgtattaaaaaattgaatgaaaaaagttttacaattaataatgaaaaaaggaacaaaaaaaaaggtgaacattcatataaaaatttattaattaataaaggGAAGTTTAATACACctatgaaatataataataggaTATTTCATAGAACATGTTCCAATTTcgaaattaaattttttaatgcacttgataaaatgtattctttaaaaaagattAGAATGAATAATGATGAGTCTtacagaaaattaaaaaataaaaaatatagattgCGACTTAGTTTCcttttattagtttttttgtTGGTATTAATGATACCTGTACTAGATTTATCATTAACTTATTGGGGATCCAAAAATGGGTTATTGGGTGCAATAGGATTGTTATCAACGCGAGACCCTACATCTAATTCGTGTTTAATTGGTGGTGATATTAAAGTAAGTGGACTTATAGCAACATGGTTTAAATTAAATGACACAAATTTTGTTGCAATAGAAACGACATTGagtattcttttatattgcGTGCCTTTCTTTATATTAGCTATAATACTTATATTAACGGTTgtttattactataaaaattctataaaaaatCAGAAAATAAAGTTTAAAGAAACGTTCTatgaataa